In Ptychodera flava strain L36383 chromosome 21, AS_Pfla_20210202, whole genome shotgun sequence, a genomic segment contains:
- the LOC139121353 gene encoding uncharacterized protein PF3D7_1120000-like isoform X2, translating to MATKQRKQDKDVMDMAAEKIKMDVLLRDVNTAPTNVKSKRTFEFKMCKKVAELTQVVHMLFTRNHEKEVEIDALKDAYEEEITSVITDARGRIAQMDRELLEARKKAMKDTSKLKDDMRESFKNQERKHAEEIKERDEKISKLQKEMEDLKKQLLAANAAVYKFEQGVSNESQDLLRQIREKDKQLNKLEGHLANKEKSLHEKEHLVKKLTKQLEQTEARLANELQELKKTLAEVTESRDSLILKNRHLEEDLRLLKKELRKRLQNGGDRDSANSNQPKTHGNPNEEIERLKREIRWYRMELSNREGNFNRVFAENRPVRIDSRAGGLGHFTREKTLVACDDMGSSMGMAGRDVSRLPVLGMDHSRRPTNVNVVAYTSGSQRSLSTKDSKR from the exons ATGGCTACCAAACAGCGTAAACAAGACAAGGATGTCATGGACATGGCGGCAGAAAAGATCAAAATGGACGTGCTGCTGAGGGACGTCAACACAGCCCCGACCAACGTCAAATCTAAGCGCACCTTTGAGTTCAAAATGTGCAAGAAGGTTGCCGAACTGACGCAGGTCGTTCATATGTTGTTCACGAGGAACCATGAAAAGGAAGTGGAGATCGACGCCCTGAAAGACGCGTACGAGGAGGAAATCACGTCGGTTATCACGGACGCCAGAGGCAGAATCGCACAGATGGACAGAGAACTTCTAGAGGCTAGGAAAAAAGCCATGAAAGACACTTCAAAACTCAAGGACGACATGAGAGAGAGTTTTAAAAATCAGGAACGCAAACATGCCGAGGAAATCAAAGAACGAGATGAAAAGATAAGTAAATTACAAAAAGAGATGGAAGATCTCAAGAAACAGCTTTTGGCTGCCAATGCCGCCgtgtataaatttgaacaagGTGTGTCCAATGAAAGCCAGGATTTACTGAGACAAATCAGAGAAAAGGACAAGCAGCTCAATAAACTTGAAGGACATCTTGCCAATAAAGAGAAAAGTCTCCATGAAAAAGAGCACCTTGtgaaaaaactgacaaaacaGTTGGAGCAGACGGAGGCAAGACTGGCAAACGAGCTGCAggaattgaaaaagacattggCGGAAGTCACTGAAAGTAGGGATAGCCTCATTCTGAAAAACAGGCATTTAGAAGAAGACCTCAGACTGTTGAAAAAGGAATTGCGGAAGCGACTTCAGAATGGTGGAGATCGAGACAGTGCCAACAGTAATCAACCAAAGACACATGGG AATCCCAATGAAGAAATTGAACGCTTGAAACGAGAGATCCGTTGGTATCGGATGGAGTTGAGTAACCGAGAAGGGAATTTCAACCGAGTGTTTGCAGAGAATCGACCTGTCAGGATAGACAGCAGGGCTGGAGGGCTGGGTCATTTTACAAGGGAGAAGACTTTGGTAGCATGTGATGATATG GGTTCCTCAATGGGTATGGCAGGTCGTGATGTGTCAAGGTTACCTGTTCTTGGAATGGACCACTCACGAAGACCGACCAATGTCAATGTCGTGGCTTATACTAGTGGAAGTCAAAGATCACTATCAACAAAAGACTCCAAGAGATGA
- the LOC139121351 gene encoding LOW QUALITY PROTEIN: microtubule-associated protein 1B-like (The sequence of the model RefSeq protein was modified relative to this genomic sequence to represent the inferred CDS: deleted 2 bases in 1 codon) yields MANADAENGVRFSSLSGGFSDAVTHNVLVLIGEPITDNFVQPLLDTISQGLKSWDIDNSECNIDEHLRALSQANVTDDSLGHKTFFYSSDNFGAVVLVKPTSTAVKEEVGSLLCHPAAHKHILFGGLSLEGGGDWVFQDDTFTLHDFGDIFKTAEVQAALNSGSKSNLTLSGCNWNATSLDKLGFLKHFDISINPGDVKNDVNGVGEFIACLTDNIEIPSPFDLLEPPTMGVGVKCKITKPTVLVFPAGKGDCAFFAVNDFSMFVGGGYENKSCFWKFAKHLHRIDALLLPHLNPDSVFGITSLLRRKISEKQLEEPEKGSDEYEEWQQKANSPEVGVVYLNAPESLKSSESLSVKISSLGLHTMKLFKELEITPNQCYQANPRTMEPITLYQKVGIGKLDMYILSPVKDSKELKDFMTQFQSGKKFSSAKTGVKNNGKEFELSLPNIVSICALVVWQPYNPAEPTVRVLFPGNAPQSRIFEGLDKCKNLPFLQKFETIQKPKNTTKKGNKLKSNGPSDPKLQKLKKETVDSASSSEVNSTASGEQNACSDGIHCNTPPPELADGPCTDGIHCNTPPPELADGPCTDGIHCNTPPPELADGPCTDGIHCNTPPPELADGPCTDGIHCNTPPPELADGPCTDGIHCNTPPPELAMVPAQMASTATHLHQNADGPCTDGIHCNTPPPELADGPCTDGIHCNTPPPELADGPCTDGIHCNTPPPELADGPCTDGIHCNTPPPELADGPCTDGIHCNTPPPELADGPCTDGIHCNTPPPELADGPCTDGIHCNTPPPEFDDGPCTDGIHCNTPPPDGDAYSEGNEYDSPPAEDFENGCSDGIHCNTPPPEDEVGEGEAAGNHDDAPPSEHVQEFQQEACFSSGVPVSEKEEPPQDPFDPFSVPSGQYAGNDDFVQPELSTEQDQEAESKEMFPESDAHPDGFHGDVTPSDDVDMFEKELSSPTDATIPVEDSEQFPSDPTYEASVETAAFASTEQSTVEEAEVADESVSFQHMEDPEPSNSLEEQMQESPPQEMSEEEQVQEVPAEMVIGEKEEEQDFSEDKDESVEKVPAEETFGEESAKDILAEAAFEDGPTEDVPAEATFGDEAVEEVPAEATFGDEAVEEVPAEAIFRDEPIEEVPPEATFGDEPTKEVPPEATFEDEPTEEVPPEAPIGDESTEEVATEDKSTEEVPTEATFEGEPTEEVPPEATFGDEPTEVPAEAAFGDESTEEVTSEDKPTEEVPAEATFEGEPAEEVSAEATFEDGQDDQMEQLTTEAAIAHEPAGETSPSPMEETQEQFQEAAFEDNLQEEVSQEKIPARFEDETAEESLMEAQDVQAEEIPPEASFGYEPDVVTTAAESAEEKAMEELPAESAVEDKQMDESPSEPIFDTEPTEEVPPAAVLDDQPKEEIKSEESAEVPEDTMDILQDTQAEEVVQVEATISDEPAEDLIGESKQTEEISDLIHDDEPVTEEELPPSSFESKEEKPSELISFETEAAPEPEAGGSLLDAPIDEGAFVSQEVTETVVESVTETEVVRETQESIETQVSEAQEEPVPMEPDDVSPDVPSLHGQSFSEDSLIAVGNEGEREMAIDKQTPEEDVPPPEVGVQKEVEDVAVVESTDLPPMPDEVKAKREEINATIRAEAPEPLLDETSTPETPKAAEVEAVEADVVVTETAASTKEVESEKVLESTPSSSSVETETKVEPAAPAVPVPAPAPAPVAKETTKKKTTTTVKTKTTQLVKKSEKRSPSPRKKPIKAEEKSTPKSAKVDTTTKKTTAKTPTVKEKKGPTSARERKPATKPKTDVKPKNGTVKKTPNGSLRKPADKKEEVKKQKKVPEARPVSTPKEPAKKPASSKRPASAPASKKADSSQKKPAPGKRPTSSSGAKNGGPKAGGKAASGGSSKSIPASGPPVYVDLVYVPNHASKENTNMEFFRRIRAKYYVVSANDKGRYQPHMGVLDALLEGKQKWEETEQDVIVIPTYATTTLREWQIKNRNELLENHIMVSQPASESVVQMKDESFHMYKVEF; encoded by the exons gCCACAAGACTTTCTTCTACAGCAGTGACAACTTTGGCGCAGTGGTTCTCGTCAAACCCACCTCAACAGCAGTAAAAGAGGAAGTTGGAAGTCTACTGTGTCACCCAGCTGCACACAAACACATTCTCTTTGGTGGTCTCAGTCTTGAAGGAGGTGGAGATTGGGTCTTCCAGGATGATACCTTTACCTTACATGATTttggtgacattttcaaaactgcAGAAGTACAGGCTGCCCTCAACTCTGGTTCTAAATCCAACCTTACCTTGTCTGGTTGCAACTGGAATGCTACAAGTCTAGATAAGTTAGGGTTCTTGAAGCACtttgatatttcaataaatcctggagatgtgaaaaatgatgtAAATGGTGTAGGAGAGTTTATTGCTTGTCTTACAGACAATATTGAAATTCCCTCTCCTTTTGATCTCCTTGAGCCACCAACTATGGGAGTAGgtgtgaaatgtaaaataaccAAACCAACTGTGTTGGTTTTCCCAGCTGGCAAAGGAGACTGTGCGTTTTTTGCTGTAAACGATTTCAGCATGTTTGTTGGAGGGGGTTATGAAAATAAGTCCTGCTTCTGGAAGTTTGCAAAGCATCTTCATCGAATAGATGCTCTACTTCTACCACACCTGAATCCAGATTCAGTGTTTGGCATTACTAGTTTACTTCGGCGTAAGATAAGTGAGAAACAACTCGAGGAACCTGAAAAGGGCTCAGATGAGTATGAGGAATGGCAACAGAAAGCTAACTCCCCAGAAGTGGGAGTAGTTTACTTAAATGCACCTGAAAGCCTCAAAAGTAGCGAGTCTTTGTCAGTGAAAATTTCCTCTTTGGGTTTGCATACCATGAAACTGTTCAAAGAGTTGGAGATAACACCTAACCAGTGTTATCAGGCTAATCCTCGTACTATGGAACCCATTACGTTGTATCAAAAAGTAGGCATAGGTAAACTTGATATGTACATACTAAGCCCAGTTAAAGATAGCAAAGAGTTGAAAGATTTCATGACCCAGTTCCAAAGTGGGAAAAAGTTTTCATCTGCAAAAACAGGAGTTAAAAATAACGGCAAAGAATTTGAGTTATCTCTACCCAACATAGTATCAATTTGTGCTTTGGTTGTATGGCAACCGTACAATCCAGCTGAACCGACAGTCAGAGTATTATTCCCTGGAAATGCTCCTCAAAGTCGCATTTTTGAAGGTCTTGATAAGTGTAAAAACCTGCCatttttgcagaaatttgaAACCATTCAAAAGCCAAAGAATACTACAAAGAAGGGGaataaattgaaatcaaatggaccAAGTGATCCCAAGCTGCAAAAGCTAAAGAAAGAAACAGTTGATAGTGCATCATCATCTGAAGTGAATTCCACTGCATCAGGAGAACAGAATGCCTGCAGTGATGGTATCCACTGCAACACACCACCACCAGAACTGGCAGATGGTCCCTGTACAGATGGCATCCACTGCAACACACCACCACCAGAATTAGCGGATGGTCCCTGCACAGATGGCATCCACTGCAACACACCTCCACCAGAATTAGCTGATGGTCCCTGCACAGATGGTATCCACTGCAACACACCACCACCAGAACTGGCAGATGGTCCCTGCACAGATGGCATCCACTGCAACACACCTCCACCAGAATTAGCTGATGGTCCCTGCACAGATGGTATCCACTGCAACACACCACCACCAGAATTAGCGATGGTCCCTGCACAGATGGCATCCACTGCAACACACCTCCACCAGAAT GCCGATGGTCCCTGCACAGATGGTATCCACTGCAACACACCACCACCAGAACTGGCAGATGGTCCCTGCACAGATGGTATCCACTGCAACACACCTCCACCAGAATTAGCCGATGGTCCCTGCACAGATGGCATCCACTGTAATACACCACCACCAGAATTAGCCGATGGTCCCTGCACAGATGGTATCCACTGCAACACACCTCCACCAGAACTAGCTGATGGTCCCTGCACAGATGGCATCCACTGTAATACACCACCACCAGAATTAGCCGATGGTCCCTGCACAGATGGTATCCACTGCAACACACCACCACCAGAACTAGCTGATGGTCCCTGCACAGATGGCATTCACTGTAATACACCACCACCCGAATTTGATGATGGTCCCTGCACAGATGGCATACATTGCAACACACCTCCACCTGATGGTGATGCTTACAGTGAAGGCAATGAATATGACAGCCCACCTGCAGAGGATTTTGAGAATGGTTGTTCTGATGGGATTCACTGCAATACACCTCCTCCAGAAGATGAAGTTGGTGAAGGAGAGGCTGCTGGAAATCATGATGATGCTCCTCCTTCAGAACATGTTCAAGAGTTTCAACAAGAGGCCTGTTTTTCTTCTGGTGTTCCAGTTTCAGAGAAAGAAGAACCTCCTCAAGATCCATTTGATCCTTTTAGTGTGCCATCTGGACAATATGCTGGAAATGATGATTTTGTGCAGCCAGAATTAAGTACTGAACAAGATCAAGAAGCAGAGTCAAAGGAGATGTTTCCTGAGTCAGATGCTCATCCTGATGGTTTTCATGGGGATGTCACACCGTCTGACGATGTAGATATGTTTGAGAAGGAACTTTCCAGTCCAACAGATGCTACCATTCCTGTTGAGGACTCTGAACAATTTCCATCTGATCCCACATATGAAGCTTCCGTGGAGACCGCAGCATTTGCAAGTACTGAGCAAAGTACAGTAGAAGAAGCAGAAGTAGCCGATGAAAGTGTGTCATTCCAACACATGGAAGATCCAGAACCTAGTAATAGTCTAGAGGAGCAAATGCAAGAGAGTCCACCTCAAGAGATGTCTGAAGAGGAACAAGTTCAAGAAGTTCCCGCTGAAATGGTTATTGGAGAGAAAGAGGAAGAGCAAGATTTCtctgaagataaagatgaaTCAGTCGAAAAAGTTCCAGCAGAAGAAACATTTGGAGAAGAATCAGCCAAAGACATCCTTGCTGAAGCAGCTTTTGAGGATGGACCAACAGAAGATGTTCCCGCTGAAGCAACCTTTGGGGATGAAGCAGTAGAAGAAGTTCCTGCAGAAGCAACCTTTGGGGATGAAGCAGTAGAAGAAGTTCCTGCAGAAGCAATCTTTAGGGATGAACCTATAGAAGAAGTTCCTCCGGAAGCAACCTTTGGGGATGAGCCAACTAAAGAAGTGCCTCCAGAAGCAACCTTTGAGGATGAACCAACAGAAGAAGTGCCTCCAGAAGCACCCATTGGGGATGAATCAACCGAAGAAGTTGCTACTGAAGATAAATCTACAGAAGAAGTTCCAACAGAAGCAACTTTTGAGGGTGAACCAACAGAAGAAGTTCCTCCAGAAGCAACCTTTGGGGATGAACCCACTGAAGTTCCTGCAGAAGCAGCCTTTGGGGATGAATCAACCGAAGAAGTTACTAGTGAAGATAAACCTACAGAAGAAGTTCCAGCAGAAGCAACTTTTGAGGGTGAACCTGCTGAAGAAGTCTCAGCTGAAGCAACATTTGAAGATGGTCAGGATGACCAAATGGAGCAATTAACAACTGAGGCTGCAATTGCACATGAACCTGCAGGAGAGACATCACCCTCTCCCATGGAGGAAACTCAAGAACAATTTCAAGAAGCTGCATTTGAAGATAACTTACAAGAAGAGGTTTCCCAAGAAAAAATTCCTGCTAGGTTTGAAGATGAAACTGCTGAAGAAAGTTTAATGGAGGCACAAGACGTACAAGCTGAAGAAATTCCACCTGAAGCTTCATTTGGATATGAACCAGATGTTGTTACAACTGCAGCAGAATCTGCTGAAGAAAAAGCAATGGAAGAACTCCCTGCAGAATCTGCTGTTGAGGATAAGCAGATGGACGAAAGCCCATCTGAGCCTATCTTTGATACAGAACCCACTGAAGAGGTCCCACCAGCGGCTGTGTTGGATGACCAACCAAAAGAAGAAATTAAAAGTGAAGAAAGTGCAGAAGTACCAGAAGACACAATGGATATATTACAGGACACACAGGCAGAAGAAGTGGTTCAAGTAGAAGCCACAATTTCTGATGAACCAGCAGAAGACCTCATAGGTGAGAGTAAGCAAACAGAAGAAATTTCTGATCTCATCCATGATGACGAACCTGTAACAGAAGAAGAGCTGCCGCCATCTTCATTTGAATCTAAGGAAGAAAAGCCATCAGAACTCATAAGCTTTGAAACAGAAGCTGCACCAGAACCAGAGGCTGGAGGAAGTCTCCTTGATGCACCTATTGATGAAggtgcatttgtatcacaggAGGTTACTGAAACTGTAGTTGAATCTGTTACAGAAACAGAAGTAGTTAGAGAAACACAGGAATCCATAGAAACTCAAGTTTCAGAGGCTCAAGAAGAACCAGTTCCAATGGAACCTGATGATGTAAGTCCAGATGTTCCTTCATTACATGGCCAAAGTTTCTCTGAAGATTCTCTTATTGCTGTTGGTAACGAAGGAGAAAGGGAAATGGCAATTGATAAGCAAACTCCAGAGGAAGATGTGCCACCTCCAGAAGTTGGAGTGCAGAAAGAAGTCGAAGATGTAGCTGTTGTTGAAAGTACTGATTTACCACCAATGCCTGATGAAGTAAAAGCTAAGCGAGAGGAGATCAATGCTACCATAAGAGCTGAAGCTCCTGAACCGCTATTAGATGAAACATCCACACCAGAAACACCAAAAGCAGCAGAGGTTGAAGCTGTTGAGGCAGATGTTGTAGTCACAGAAACAGCAGCTAGCACAAAAGAAGTTGAAAGTGAAAAAGTGTTGGAGAGCACTCCATCTTCTTCCAGTGTTGAAACTGAGACTAAAGTAGAACCAGCTGCTCCTGCAGTTCCAGTGCCAGCTCCAGCTCCAGCACCAGTTGCCAAGGAGACAACAAAGAAGAAAACAACCACCACAGTCAAAACTAAAACAACACAACTGGTGAAAAAGTCAGAAAAGCGGTCACCTTCCCCAAGGAAGAAACCAATCAAGGCAGAGGAGAAATCGACACCCAAGTCTGCAAAGGTTGATACAACTACAAAGAAGACAACGGCCAAAACTCCAACGGTGAAAGAAAAGAAAGGACCAACATCAGCGAGAGAAAGAAAACCAGCCACTAAACCAAAGACTGACGTGAAGCCAAAGAATGGGACTGTCAAGAAAACACCTAATGGAAGTTTACGAAAACCTGCTGATAAGAAAGAAGAAGTTAAAAAGCAAAAGAAAGTACCAGAGGCAAGACCAGTATCAACACCAAAGGAACCTGCAAAGAAACCAGCTTCTTCTAAAAGACCTGCGTCTGCCCCAGCATCTAAGAAGGCTGATTCTTCTCAAAAGAAGCCAGCTCCTGGTAAACGACCAACATCAAGTTCTGGCGCTAAGAATGGTGGCCCTAAAGCAGGAGGTAAAGCCGCTTCAGGTGGTTCATCAAAGTCAATTCCTGCAAGTGGCCCTCCTGTGTATGTAGATCTGGTGTATGTTCCCAATCATGCTAGCAAGGAGAATACAAACATGGAATTCTTCAGACGTATACGTGCAAAGTATTACGTTGTCAGTGCTAATGATAAAGGACGGTACCAACCACACATGGGTGTTCTGGATGCTCTACTGGAAGGAAAGCAGAAGTGGGAAGAAACAGAGCAAGATGTGATTGTCATACCTACATATGCTACAACAACTTTGAGAGAATGGCAAATCAAGAATCGTAATGAGCTGTTGGAGAATCATATAATGGTTTCACAGCCTGCCAGTGAAAGTGTTGTACAGATGAAAGATGAAAGCTTCCATATGTATAAAGTGGAGTTTTAA
- the LOC139121353 gene encoding uncharacterized protein PF3D7_1120000-like isoform X1, producing the protein MATKQRKQDKDVMDMAAEKIKMDVLLRDVNTAPTNVKSKRTFEFKMCKKVAELTQVVHMLFTRNHEKEVEIDALKDAYEEEITSVITDARGRIAQMDRELLEARKKAMKDTSKLKDDMRESFKNQERKHAEEIKERDEKISKLQKEMEDLKKQLLAANAAVYKFEQGVSNESQDLLRQIREKDKQLNKLEGHLANKEKSLHEKEHLVKKLTKQLEQTEARLANELQELKKTLAEVTESRDSLILKNRHLEEDLRLLKKELRKRLQNGGDRDSANSNQPKTHGKTSRCCSSFFPTYRQNPNEEIERLKREIRWYRMELSNREGNFNRVFAENRPVRIDSRAGGLGHFTREKTLVACDDMGSSMGMAGRDVSRLPVLGMDHSRRPTNVNVVAYTSGSQRSLSTKDSKR; encoded by the exons ATGGCTACCAAACAGCGTAAACAAGACAAGGATGTCATGGACATGGCGGCAGAAAAGATCAAAATGGACGTGCTGCTGAGGGACGTCAACACAGCCCCGACCAACGTCAAATCTAAGCGCACCTTTGAGTTCAAAATGTGCAAGAAGGTTGCCGAACTGACGCAGGTCGTTCATATGTTGTTCACGAGGAACCATGAAAAGGAAGTGGAGATCGACGCCCTGAAAGACGCGTACGAGGAGGAAATCACGTCGGTTATCACGGACGCCAGAGGCAGAATCGCACAGATGGACAGAGAACTTCTAGAGGCTAGGAAAAAAGCCATGAAAGACACTTCAAAACTCAAGGACGACATGAGAGAGAGTTTTAAAAATCAGGAACGCAAACATGCCGAGGAAATCAAAGAACGAGATGAAAAGATAAGTAAATTACAAAAAGAGATGGAAGATCTCAAGAAACAGCTTTTGGCTGCCAATGCCGCCgtgtataaatttgaacaagGTGTGTCCAATGAAAGCCAGGATTTACTGAGACAAATCAGAGAAAAGGACAAGCAGCTCAATAAACTTGAAGGACATCTTGCCAATAAAGAGAAAAGTCTCCATGAAAAAGAGCACCTTGtgaaaaaactgacaaaacaGTTGGAGCAGACGGAGGCAAGACTGGCAAACGAGCTGCAggaattgaaaaagacattggCGGAAGTCACTGAAAGTAGGGATAGCCTCATTCTGAAAAACAGGCATTTAGAAGAAGACCTCAGACTGTTGAAAAAGGAATTGCGGAAGCGACTTCAGAATGGTGGAGATCGAGACAGTGCCAACAGTAATCAACCAAAGACACATGGG AAAACGTCACGATGTTGTTCCTCCTTCTTCCCAACATACCGCCAG AATCCCAATGAAGAAATTGAACGCTTGAAACGAGAGATCCGTTGGTATCGGATGGAGTTGAGTAACCGAGAAGGGAATTTCAACCGAGTGTTTGCAGAGAATCGACCTGTCAGGATAGACAGCAGGGCTGGAGGGCTGGGTCATTTTACAAGGGAGAAGACTTTGGTAGCATGTGATGATATG GGTTCCTCAATGGGTATGGCAGGTCGTGATGTGTCAAGGTTACCTGTTCTTGGAATGGACCACTCACGAAGACCGACCAATGTCAATGTCGTGGCTTATACTAGTGGAAGTCAAAGATCACTATCAACAAAAGACTCCAAGAGATGA
- the LOC139121353 gene encoding uncharacterized protein PF3D7_1120000-like isoform X3 produces MATKQRKQDKDVMDMAAEKIKMDVLLRDVNTAPTNVKSKRTFEFKMCKKVAELTQVVHMLFTRNHEKEVEIDALKDAYEEEITSVITDARGRIAQMDRELLEARKKAMKDTSKLKDDMRESFKNQERKHAEEIKERDEKISKLQKEMEDLKKQLLAANAAVYKFEQGVSNESQDLLRQIREKDKQLNKLEGHLANKEKSLHEKEHLVKKLTKQLEQTEARLANELQELKKTLAEVTESRDSLILKNRHLEEDLRLLKKELRKRLQNGGDRDSANSNQPKTHGKTSRCCSSFFPTYRQNPNEEIERLKREIRWYRMELSNREGNFNRVFAENRPVRIDSRAGGLGHFTREKTLVACDDMDNEILLAISVST; encoded by the exons ATGGCTACCAAACAGCGTAAACAAGACAAGGATGTCATGGACATGGCGGCAGAAAAGATCAAAATGGACGTGCTGCTGAGGGACGTCAACACAGCCCCGACCAACGTCAAATCTAAGCGCACCTTTGAGTTCAAAATGTGCAAGAAGGTTGCCGAACTGACGCAGGTCGTTCATATGTTGTTCACGAGGAACCATGAAAAGGAAGTGGAGATCGACGCCCTGAAAGACGCGTACGAGGAGGAAATCACGTCGGTTATCACGGACGCCAGAGGCAGAATCGCACAGATGGACAGAGAACTTCTAGAGGCTAGGAAAAAAGCCATGAAAGACACTTCAAAACTCAAGGACGACATGAGAGAGAGTTTTAAAAATCAGGAACGCAAACATGCCGAGGAAATCAAAGAACGAGATGAAAAGATAAGTAAATTACAAAAAGAGATGGAAGATCTCAAGAAACAGCTTTTGGCTGCCAATGCCGCCgtgtataaatttgaacaagGTGTGTCCAATGAAAGCCAGGATTTACTGAGACAAATCAGAGAAAAGGACAAGCAGCTCAATAAACTTGAAGGACATCTTGCCAATAAAGAGAAAAGTCTCCATGAAAAAGAGCACCTTGtgaaaaaactgacaaaacaGTTGGAGCAGACGGAGGCAAGACTGGCAAACGAGCTGCAggaattgaaaaagacattggCGGAAGTCACTGAAAGTAGGGATAGCCTCATTCTGAAAAACAGGCATTTAGAAGAAGACCTCAGACTGTTGAAAAAGGAATTGCGGAAGCGACTTCAGAATGGTGGAGATCGAGACAGTGCCAACAGTAATCAACCAAAGACACATGGG AAAACGTCACGATGTTGTTCCTCCTTCTTCCCAACATACCGCCAG AATCCCAATGAAGAAATTGAACGCTTGAAACGAGAGATCCGTTGGTATCGGATGGAGTTGAGTAACCGAGAAGGGAATTTCAACCGAGTGTTTGCAGAGAATCGACCTGTCAGGATAGACAGCAGGGCTGGAGGGCTGGGTCATTTTACAAGGGAGAAGACTTTGGTAGCATGTGATGATATG GATAATGAGATTTTGCTTGCTATTTCTGTAAGTACTTAA